In Providencia rettgeri, the following proteins share a genomic window:
- a CDS encoding flagellar hook assembly protein FlgD — MGIAATMYDSLDNTTAGPEPAASNVPKKSQSDDMRDTFLKMIVTQMQNQDPTKPMENTDLTSQLAQIATLESMNKLSDSVSGISQQIGSGQSLQATQLVGKGVLIPRNEIILAPLKKESTGEDSSVTKPSNPLPDEGISPNSPSTFGLSNKDAIEGEEGAEAPQSEYISSPFGFFLPKLADNVEITIRDKNRMVVRTITYDTEVKPDIYDMAWDGRDNNGNLVTDTTGKYYFDVKAVSSGAEIEVTKLGYTRVNGVTPGSDAPLLDVGIGQSVPLSSIFKVYPSS; from the coding sequence ATGGGAATTGCAGCCACAATGTACGACTCTTTGGATAATACGACAGCCGGTCCTGAGCCGGCTGCGAGCAATGTGCCAAAGAAAAGTCAAAGTGACGATATGCGCGACACTTTTTTAAAAATGATTGTCACGCAGATGCAAAACCAAGACCCAACAAAACCAATGGAAAACACGGATTTAACCAGTCAATTGGCACAAATTGCCACGCTTGAAAGCATGAATAAACTCAGCGATAGCGTGAGTGGAATTTCTCAACAAATTGGTTCAGGTCAGTCATTACAAGCCACTCAGCTTGTCGGAAAAGGAGTGCTTATTCCGCGCAATGAAATCATTTTAGCGCCTCTCAAGAAAGAGAGTACCGGCGAAGACAGCTCGGTCACTAAGCCATCAAACCCGCTTCCAGACGAAGGCATCAGCCCAAATAGTCCTTCAACGTTTGGGCTTAGCAACAAAGATGCGATTGAAGGTGAAGAGGGCGCTGAAGCGCCGCAATCTGAATATATTTCCTCGCCGTTTGGTTTCTTTTTACCGAAATTGGCGGACAACGTTGAAATTACTATTCGCGATAAAAACCGAATGGTTGTGCGAACCATTACCTATGATACGGAAGTTAAACCCGATATCTATGATATGGCATGGGATGGTCGTGATAACAACGGCAACTTGGTCACGGATACAACAGGAAAATATTACTTTGATGTGAAAGCCGTCAGTTCGGGGGCTGAAATCGAAGTGACCAAACTGGGGTATACCCGTGTTAACGGTGTGACCCCAGGCTCTGACGCACCATTACTTGATGTTGGCATTGGGCAAAGTGTCCCGCTGAGCAGCATTTTCAAGGTTTATCCATCTTCTTAA
- a CDS encoding flagellar basal body rod protein FlgF gives MDHVIYTAMGGARHALENQAIVSNNIANVSTAGFKAQLSAMRAVPVNGDSEQTRTLVVASTPGADMSQGPLNYTGKQTDVSLNDKHFLAVELADGTEAYTRNGNIQVSSEGELVIGERRLQGDGGPINVPPNAELTIGADGTVTALLATDPPTMLGQIGRLKVVEAQPQDLIRGEDGLFHLSPQGQAANGNVLPQSERGIVTAGVIEGSNVNAAEAMVSMIANARHFEMQMKVVRSADENAQRANQLLAVS, from the coding sequence ATGGATCACGTCATTTATACCGCGATGGGAGGAGCGCGTCATGCGCTGGAAAACCAAGCGATTGTTTCAAATAACATTGCCAATGTGTCAACTGCGGGCTTTAAAGCACAATTGTCCGCAATGCGTGCAGTCCCCGTGAATGGTGACAGCGAGCAAACCAGAACGCTGGTGGTCGCCTCTACTCCCGGTGCGGATATGAGCCAAGGGCCACTCAATTATACGGGTAAGCAAACCGATGTTTCGTTAAATGATAAGCATTTTTTGGCTGTTGAGTTAGCCGATGGCACAGAAGCTTATACCCGTAACGGTAATATTCAAGTGTCTAGTGAAGGTGAACTTGTCATTGGCGAGCGTCGCTTACAAGGTGATGGCGGGCCAATTAACGTTCCGCCAAATGCAGAATTAACCATTGGTGCAGACGGGACAGTTACTGCGCTGTTAGCCACTGACCCACCAACGATGTTAGGGCAAATCGGGCGTTTGAAAGTGGTTGAGGCACAGCCTCAAGACTTGATCCGAGGTGAGGACGGTTTGTTTCATTTATCACCACAAGGGCAAGCGGCAAATGGCAATGTTTTGCCGCAAAGTGAACGAGGAATTGTCACTGCGGGGGTGATTGAAGGCAGTAATGTCAACGCCGCAGAAGCGATGGTTTCCATGATTGCCAATGCAAGGCACTTTGAAATGCAAATGAAAGTTGTCCGAAGTGCTGATGAAAATGCACAACGGGCGAACCAACTGCTCGCTGTTAGCTAA
- the flgM gene encoding flagellar biosynthesis anti-sigma factor FlgM — MAIEQTSAISALTQVTNRDPQDTVAPVRDKKVSTNEVVKESSFAPSELQKKLLQPQASDINSAKVEQIKQAIKDGTLTMDAEKIADGILRDAHECMLSMK; from the coding sequence ATGGCTATTGAGCAAACATCTGCAATTTCTGCGCTGACTCAGGTGACAAACCGCGACCCACAAGACACAGTAGCTCCGGTACGGGACAAAAAAGTGTCCACCAATGAAGTCGTTAAAGAAAGTTCTTTTGCTCCTAGTGAGCTACAGAAAAAATTATTGCAACCACAGGCAAGTGATATTAATAGTGCTAAAGTTGAACAAATTAAACAAGCAATCAAAGATGGCACCCTAACAATGGATGCTGAAAAAATTGCTGATGGCATTTTGCGCGATGCTCATGAATGCATGTTATCAATGAAATAA
- the flgJ gene encoding flagellar assembly peptidoglycan hydrolase FlgJ, giving the protein MSNMQLLQGAAFDLQSLGQLKGELNKNSEQGLRHVTQQLEATFVQLMLKSMRDALPQDGLFSSDQTRMLTSMYDQQIAQDLSQKGLGFGDMMYQQLTRDQHTSSEPIPNSLLPLDEKTAQSLPPFNMEQMMRHFAPMGDALSAPFQKIKALSLNSSNFISRLIEPAKAASQKSGISHFLVLAQAALESGWGQREILKSDGKTSHNLFGIKAGKNWQGPVTNIMTTEVINGKTIKMRDDFRVYGSYEEAIADYINLLTENPRYKDVKKAPTPEIAARRLHQAGYATDPGYSDKLITLINQIRGHQPTSSLSTSRAVQAYTIDLNDIF; this is encoded by the coding sequence ATGAGTAACATGCAGCTATTGCAAGGTGCCGCATTTGATTTACAGTCGCTGGGGCAGTTAAAAGGTGAACTGAATAAGAATTCGGAGCAAGGGCTGCGCCATGTCACGCAGCAACTTGAGGCAACATTCGTTCAATTGATGCTAAAAAGTATGCGTGACGCACTCCCACAAGATGGCTTATTTTCCAGCGACCAAACACGCATGCTCACCAGTATGTATGACCAGCAAATCGCCCAAGATCTGTCGCAAAAAGGCTTAGGTTTTGGGGATATGATGTACCAGCAGCTTACGCGAGACCAGCACACTTCAAGTGAGCCAATACCCAATAGCCTGCTACCGTTAGATGAAAAAACAGCGCAATCATTACCGCCATTTAATATGGAACAAATGATGCGCCACTTTGCCCCAATGGGCGATGCGTTATCGGCACCATTCCAAAAAATCAAAGCGTTATCGCTAAATAGCAGTAATTTTATTAGCCGCTTAATTGAACCCGCAAAAGCGGCAAGCCAAAAAAGTGGTATTTCACATTTTCTGGTATTGGCACAAGCGGCATTAGAAAGTGGATGGGGGCAGCGCGAAATTCTGAAATCAGATGGAAAAACCAGCCATAACCTATTTGGGATAAAAGCGGGAAAAAACTGGCAAGGGCCTGTCACGAATATTATGACAACAGAAGTGATTAACGGCAAAACCATCAAAATGCGTGATGATTTTCGCGTTTATGGCTCTTATGAAGAGGCGATTGCTGATTACATCAACCTATTGACCGAAAACCCGCGTTATAAAGATGTCAAAAAAGCACCGACACCAGAGATTGCCGCGCGTCGTTTACATCAAGCTGGATATGCCACAGACCCCGGTTACTCGGACAAGCTTATCACCTTGATTAATCAAATACGCGGCCATCAACCGACAAGTAGCCTCTCGACGTCAAGGGCGGTTCAGGCTTACACCATCGATTTGAACGATATTTTCTAA
- a CDS encoding flagellar basal body P-ring protein FlgI codes for MKNNVLILLSLFFCFAFSAHSERIKDLTTVQGVRDNALIGYGLVVGLDGTGDQTMQTPFTTQSLNNMLSQMGITVPPGTNMQLKNVAAVMVTAKLPPFARTGQSVDIVVSSMGNAKSLRGGTLLMTPLKGVDGQIYAMAQGNILVGGAGASGGGSSIKVNQLNGGRITGGATIERELPSSFGQSGAINLQLNEDSFTLAQDIADAINRMGGMGTASALDSRTVQLLVPANNRDQVRFLARVQELNVRAPVAEAKVILNSRTGSVVINRSVTLDSCAVAHGSLAVTVERQTQVSQPDTPFAGGQTVVTRNTSVGVQDRGGALQKVNASVQLNQVIQALNTLGATPNDLMSILQAMESAGCLRAKLEII; via the coding sequence ATGAAAAACAACGTATTAATTTTGCTATCACTATTTTTTTGCTTCGCTTTTTCAGCGCACAGTGAGCGTATTAAAGATTTAACTACCGTTCAAGGCGTGCGGGATAACGCCTTGATTGGCTATGGTTTAGTTGTGGGTTTAGATGGGACTGGTGACCAAACCATGCAAACGCCGTTTACGACACAAAGTTTGAATAACATGCTGTCGCAAATGGGGATCACCGTGCCACCGGGTACCAATATGCAATTGAAAAATGTGGCTGCCGTTATGGTCACTGCGAAATTGCCTCCGTTCGCACGTACAGGTCAATCCGTGGATATTGTTGTTTCCTCCATGGGTAACGCGAAAAGCTTACGTGGTGGCACGTTGTTGATGACACCGCTCAAAGGGGTTGATGGGCAAATTTATGCGATGGCTCAGGGGAACATTTTAGTGGGTGGTGCAGGTGCCAGTGGCGGCGGTAGCAGCATTAAAGTCAATCAACTCAATGGTGGCCGTATTACTGGTGGAGCCACTATCGAACGCGAATTACCGAGCAGTTTCGGGCAAAGTGGGGCAATTAACCTGCAATTAAACGAAGATAGCTTCACATTGGCACAAGATATTGCGGATGCAATTAACCGTATGGGCGGTATGGGAACCGCGTCTGCGTTAGATTCAAGGACGGTACAACTACTGGTGCCAGCTAATAACCGTGATCAGGTGCGTTTTTTAGCCCGGGTACAGGAACTGAATGTACGTGCGCCAGTGGCTGAAGCGAAAGTGATCCTCAATTCACGCACCGGCTCTGTGGTGATTAACCGCAGTGTCACACTAGATAGCTGTGCTGTTGCACACGGTAGTCTAGCCGTCACGGTAGAGAGACAAACTCAAGTGAGCCAGCCGGACACCCCATTTGCGGGTGGGCAAACCGTGGTGACAAGAAACACCAGTGTCGGAGTACAAGATAGGGGCGGAGCATTGCAAAAAGTCAACGCCAGTGTGCAATTAAACCAAGTCATTCAAGCGCTGAATACACTCGGTGCAACACCGAACGACCTGATGTCGATACTGCAAGCGATGGAAAGTGCAGGCTGTTTACGCGCGAAACTGGAGATCATCTAA
- the flgA gene encoding flagellar basal body P-ring formation chaperone FlgA, producing MAISLLGLTPALSQASLPQDINHYFHQIHGKKTHISIEIKTPIERWPTCEHPQINPPIGGRNMGNVSLPVQCGKKKQFIQLTVNVTGQYYVATRNITRGESIQFVDIGTKKGLLHKLPAGASTDKIALRGAIALRNIPAGQTFTKSMTRQPWAIKAGQTVFVFANGDNFSVKYEGRAINNATAGQNTRVRLLNGQVVNGEALENGSVQVALK from the coding sequence ATGGCAATCAGTTTGTTAGGGCTTACTCCAGCGCTTTCTCAAGCGTCGTTACCCCAAGATATTAACCATTATTTTCACCAAATTCATGGCAAGAAAACGCACATTTCAATAGAAATTAAAACCCCAATTGAGCGTTGGCCGACTTGTGAGCACCCTCAAATCAACCCACCGATTGGTGGACGCAATATGGGAAATGTTTCCCTCCCCGTACAATGTGGCAAGAAAAAACAGTTTATTCAGCTAACGGTGAATGTGACAGGCCAGTATTACGTGGCCACACGTAATATAACTAGAGGGGAATCCATACAGTTTGTTGATATCGGAACCAAAAAGGGCTTATTACATAAGCTACCTGCAGGTGCGAGCACCGATAAAATCGCACTTCGCGGAGCGATTGCCTTGCGTAATATTCCTGCCGGACAAACATTCACAAAATCAATGACGCGGCAGCCATGGGCAATAAAAGCGGGACAAACGGTATTTGTGTTCGCCAATGGTGATAATTTTTCAGTGAAATATGAGGGTCGTGCGATCAATAATGCCACGGCTGGCCAAAATACCCGAGTGCGCTTATTAAATGGGCAAGTGGTGAATGGGGAAGCGCTCGAAAATGGCAGTGTTCAAGTGGCATTAAAATAA
- a CDS encoding flagellar basal body L-ring protein FlgH yields the protein MIKRTQQQKSNMMIESGTISQQQKAALLTRFITPKQAGLLAILVLVTSGCAQIKSRPLVDTQTTAIPTAPTAPAPNGSIFQSAQPAYYGYQPLFEDRRPRNVGDILTINLQENVSASKNSSANANRSGKTGFLAAILPGFMQGWIGGKNTELDIKGNSDFSGKGGANANNTFKGTITVTVDQLLANGNLHVVGEKRIAINQGTESIRFSGVVNPRTIGSDNHVSSTQVADARIEYVGDGYINESQNMGWLQRFFLNVSPY from the coding sequence ATGATAAAACGTACACAGCAGCAAAAGAGTAACATGATGATTGAAAGCGGCACGATTTCTCAACAGCAAAAAGCAGCGTTGTTAACGCGTTTCATAACGCCTAAACAGGCAGGGTTACTTGCCATTTTGGTCTTAGTTACCAGCGGTTGTGCACAAATCAAATCGCGTCCATTAGTGGACACCCAAACCACGGCAATCCCAACAGCACCAACAGCCCCTGCACCGAATGGCTCGATATTTCAAAGCGCTCAACCCGCTTACTATGGTTATCAACCATTGTTTGAAGACAGGCGCCCTCGTAATGTTGGCGATATTTTAACCATCAACTTACAAGAAAACGTGAGTGCGAGCAAAAACTCCTCTGCGAATGCGAATCGTAGTGGAAAAACAGGTTTCTTAGCCGCGATATTACCAGGTTTTATGCAAGGGTGGATTGGCGGTAAAAACACAGAATTAGATATTAAAGGTAACAGTGATTTTAGTGGCAAAGGCGGTGCCAATGCCAATAACACCTTTAAAGGGACGATCACTGTCACTGTAGACCAATTATTGGCGAACGGTAACTTACATGTGGTTGGTGAGAAACGTATTGCGATAAACCAAGGCACGGAGTCGATTCGTTTTTCAGGAGTGGTTAACCCCCGCACTATCGGTTCAGACAATCATGTGAGTTCGACACAAGTCGCAGATGCACGTATTGAATATGTGGGTGACGGCTATATTAACGAATCGCAAAACATGGGATGGCTACAACGCTTTTTCTTAAATGTTTCCCCTTATTAA
- the flgG gene encoding flagellar basal-body rod protein FlgG, with protein MIRSLWIAKTGLDAQQTNLDVISNNLANVSTNGFKRQRAVFEDLMYQNIRQPGAMSSEQTSLPSGLQMGTGSRPVATMRIHAQGALNKTGTTTDIAIKGQGFIHVQMPDGTDAYTRDGALQRNQDGQLVTSSGYQIVPAIMIPDNANSLTIARDGTVSVTVYGDTQPQQVGQITLTTFINDAGLESMGENLYMETASSGAPNESAPGTNGAGLLYQHMLETSNVNVAEELVNMIQTQRAYEINSKAVSASDQMLQRLTQL; from the coding sequence ATGATCCGCTCATTATGGATTGCTAAAACAGGGCTTGATGCTCAACAAACTAACCTTGATGTTATTTCGAATAACTTAGCCAACGTTAGTACCAATGGTTTCAAGCGCCAACGCGCTGTTTTTGAAGATTTAATGTACCAAAACATTCGCCAACCGGGAGCCATGAGTTCAGAACAAACTTCGTTACCATCGGGTTTGCAAATGGGAACGGGGTCACGCCCGGTTGCCACAATGCGTATTCATGCACAAGGCGCATTAAATAAAACCGGAACAACGACAGATATCGCGATTAAAGGCCAAGGTTTTATCCATGTGCAAATGCCGGATGGTACGGATGCCTATACGCGAGATGGGGCATTACAACGTAATCAAGATGGCCAATTAGTGACATCCAGTGGTTACCAAATTGTCCCAGCGATTATGATCCCCGATAACGCTAACAGTTTGACGATTGCGCGTGACGGCACGGTATCTGTCACTGTGTATGGAGATACTCAACCGCAGCAAGTTGGCCAAATTACATTAACCACCTTCATTAATGATGCTGGTTTAGAAAGTATGGGTGAAAACCTGTATATGGAAACCGCCAGTTCGGGTGCACCAAATGAAAGTGCACCGGGTACCAATGGCGCCGGTTTACTTTATCAACATATGTTAGAAACCTCTAACGTCAATGTGGCCGAAGAGTTGGTCAACATGATCCAAACTCAACGTGCTTATGAAATCAACAGTAAGGCGGTATCCGCTTCTGACCAAATGTTGCAGCGCTTAACGCAATTGTAA
- the flgE gene encoding flagellar hook protein FlgE, translating to MSFSQAVSGLNAASAGLDSIGNNIANSATNGFKGATTSFADMFAGSGVGLGVNVAAVTQNFKDGPITRTDRATDVAISGNGFFRVQDQNGDTYYSRDGQFLRDKSGNLVNNQGMVVTGYPASVDEKGNVTIQSGGVPAGLNIPTDMMDAKASELAKLTINLNSEDKIKDKPFDVNNPDDSATYNFSTTMTAYDSQGNTHEISVYFVKSADNEWKVYAKDANDKVATQLINTEDVDDTVVVHNKLIFDGNGRLSAPTDATFDFNYKGLNGANDGVLRVDLNKTRQQKVSESSVSAIDVNGYPAGEYTTFKIEDNGLITANYSNQQKRVVGQVALSAFANPNGLVSQGGNVWASSNASGNPMDGVPGVGQFGKLTSGALESSNVDMSQELISMIVMQRNYQSNAQTIKTQDQMLQTLVNLR from the coding sequence ATGTCTTTTTCACAAGCAGTCAGTGGCTTAAATGCAGCCTCAGCGGGGCTTGATTCAATTGGTAATAATATTGCCAACTCCGCAACAAATGGTTTTAAAGGCGCGACGACCTCATTTGCCGATATGTTTGCAGGTTCAGGTGTTGGCTTAGGTGTCAACGTGGCCGCAGTGACCCAAAATTTTAAAGATGGCCCAATCACGCGCACGGATAGAGCGACAGACGTTGCCATCTCAGGTAATGGTTTTTTCCGCGTACAAGACCAAAACGGTGATACTTACTACAGTCGTGATGGCCAATTCTTACGCGATAAAAGCGGTAATTTAGTCAATAACCAAGGGATGGTAGTCACAGGTTACCCCGCGAGTGTTGATGAAAAAGGCAATGTTACCATTCAAAGTGGTGGTGTTCCTGCTGGTTTGAATATTCCAACGGATATGATGGATGCAAAAGCGTCGGAATTAGCGAAATTAACCATTAACCTGAACTCAGAAGATAAAATCAAAGATAAACCTTTCGATGTAAACAATCCCGATGATTCAGCAACTTACAATTTCAGCACGACTATGACGGCGTATGATAGCCAAGGTAACACGCATGAAATCTCCGTGTACTTTGTAAAAAGTGCGGATAATGAATGGAAAGTGTATGCCAAAGATGCGAATGACAAAGTTGCAACGCAATTAATCAATACTGAGGATGTAGACGATACCGTTGTTGTTCATAATAAATTAATTTTTGATGGTAACGGGCGTTTGTCAGCACCGACAGATGCCACTTTTGATTTTAATTATAAAGGGCTAAATGGCGCAAATGATGGTGTTCTTCGCGTTGACCTAAACAAAACTCGCCAACAAAAAGTCAGTGAATCTTCCGTTAGTGCCATTGATGTGAATGGCTATCCAGCCGGTGAATACACCACCTTTAAAATTGAAGATAACGGTTTAATTACCGCTAACTATTCTAACCAACAAAAACGCGTGGTTGGCCAAGTGGCATTATCCGCTTTCGCAAACCCAAATGGTCTGGTATCCCAAGGTGGCAACGTTTGGGCTTCTTCCAATGCGTCAGGTAACCCGATGGACGGCGTTCCGGGTGTCGGCCAGTTCGGTAAATTAACCAGCGGTGCGTTGGAGTCTTCTAACGTGGATATGAGCCAAGAGTTAATTAGCATGATTGTGATGCAGCGTAATTACCAATCAAACGCGCAAACCATCAAGACACAAGATCAGATGTTACAGACGCTGGTTAACTTACGATAA
- the flgC gene encoding flagellar basal body rod protein FlgC, with product MALLSIFDISASALTAQSQRLNVSASNMANAESIAGPDGQPYRAKQVVFQMAPQGRHEVGGVRVSELIEDPTPPRMEYKPGHPSANEKGYVQMPNVDMVGEMINTISASRSYQANLEVMNTAKTLLQKTLTIGQ from the coding sequence ATGGCTTTACTGAGTATTTTTGATATCTCTGCATCGGCATTGACCGCGCAATCTCAACGCTTGAATGTCAGTGCGAGCAATATGGCAAACGCAGAAAGTATTGCAGGGCCAGATGGCCAGCCATATCGTGCAAAACAAGTTGTTTTTCAAATGGCACCGCAAGGGCGCCACGAAGTGGGGGGCGTGCGTGTGAGTGAACTGATCGAAGACCCAACGCCACCCCGAATGGAATATAAGCCGGGTCACCCGTCAGCGAATGAAAAAGGCTATGTGCAAATGCCAAATGTCGACATGGTTGGTGAAATGATCAATACCATTTCAGCCTCCCGTAGCTATCAAGCTAACTTAGAAGTGATGAATACAGCAAAAACCTTGCTGCAAAAGACACTCACAATAGGCCAGTAA
- a CDS encoding helix-turn-helix domain-containing protein has product MSNKINELLKFAQEMEAIGAADDTAARRIEARIKAQELKKKFTNPKPMIGADIKRIREQNNISQSSLALILNMTKESVSKWERGEIKPNGAALRLLTLIDEKVFII; this is encoded by the coding sequence ATGAGTAATAAAATAAATGAGTTACTGAAATTTGCTCAAGAAATGGAAGCAATTGGTGCTGCTGATGATACTGCGGCTCGCCGTATCGAAGCGCGGATAAAAGCACAAGAGCTCAAGAAAAAATTCACTAATCCTAAGCCTATGATAGGAGCGGATATTAAACGTATTCGTGAGCAAAATAATATTTCTCAGTCTTCTCTCGCTTTGATATTAAATATGACTAAGGAAAGTGTTTCCAAATGGGAAAGAGGGGAGATTAAACCAAATGGTGCAGCATTAAGGCTACTCACATTGATTGATGAAAAGGTGTTTATTATCTAG
- the flgB gene encoding flagellar basal body rod protein FlgB: MIDKLNATFAFQQQALSIREARQTVLASNIANADTPGYQARDIDFNRQLQQAMDKGVVGGKGVTLAVTSKGHIEGRGIKTPNIDLKYRVPYQTSMDGNTVDMDIERSQFADNTLKYQADLTFINSRVKSMLAVLQQG; the protein is encoded by the coding sequence ATGATTGATAAATTAAATGCCACGTTTGCTTTCCAGCAACAGGCTTTGTCAATACGCGAAGCAAGGCAGACCGTATTAGCTTCAAACATTGCTAATGCCGACACTCCCGGCTACCAAGCACGTGATATTGACTTTAATCGTCAACTTCAACAGGCCATGGATAAAGGTGTGGTAGGGGGAAAAGGTGTGACGCTCGCGGTGACTTCAAAAGGGCATATTGAAGGGCGGGGGATCAAAACGCCCAATATTGACCTGAAATATCGCGTGCCTTACCAAACCTCAATGGATGGTAATACGGTAGATATGGATATTGAACGCAGCCAATTCGCAGATAACACCCTGAAATATCAGGCCGACCTTACATTCATCAATAGCCGCGTCAAAAGTATGCTGGCTGTCTTACAGCAAGGGTAA
- a CDS encoding flagella synthesis protein FlgN, which yields MTDELLILLEQQLAHLQSLQIVMKNEELLLGYHRVPPSPFQETTEQKRFLVAAIGHGETNRLALEAQSEISAPYEGNDALTGVWEAIKSLTTELKELNYRNHQMLQLHIELNAQRLNFVKKHNNQSTYGADGLESKSPALGKKISI from the coding sequence ATGACTGACGAATTACTGATATTACTTGAGCAACAACTCGCCCATTTGCAATCATTACAAATAGTGATGAAAAATGAAGAGCTATTACTAGGTTATCACCGTGTGCCGCCTTCGCCTTTTCAAGAAACCACTGAACAAAAGCGGTTTTTAGTTGCTGCGATCGGCCATGGTGAAACAAACCGCCTAGCGTTAGAAGCACAATCTGAGATCAGTGCACCTTATGAAGGCAATGATGCACTAACGGGTGTATGGGAAGCCATTAAAAGCTTAACAACTGAGCTAAAAGAGCTGAATTATCGTAATCACCAAATGCTACAGTTGCATATTGAGCTCAACGCTCAGCGCCTCAATTTTGTGAAAAAACATAATAACCAATCCACTTATGGTGCGGATGGTTTAGAGTCAAAAAGCCCTGCATTAGGTAAGAAAATTTCGATTTAA